A window from Musa acuminata AAA Group cultivar baxijiao unplaced genomic scaffold, Cavendish_Baxijiao_AAA HiC_scaffold_902, whole genome shotgun sequence encodes these proteins:
- the LOC135664886 gene encoding DNA-directed RNA polymerase subunit beta has protein sequence MLRNDGNEGMSTIPGFSQIQFEGFCRFINEGLTEEFHKFPKIEDTDQEIEFKLFVERYQLVEPLINERDAVYESLTYSSELYVPAGLIWKTGRDMQEQTVFIGNIPLMNSLGTFIVNGIYRIVINQILQSPGIYYRSELDHNGISVYTSTIISDWGGRSELEIDRKARIWARVSRKQKISILILSSAMGSNLREILDNVCYPEIFLSFPNDKEKKKIGSKENAILEFYQQFACVGGDPVFSESLCKELQKKFFQQRCELGRIGRRNMNRRLNLDIPQNNTFLLPRDVLAAADHLIGIKFGMGTLDDMNHLKNKRIRSIADLLQDQFGLALVRLENAVRGTICGAIRHKLIPTPQNLVTSTSLTTTYESFFGLHPLSQVLDRTNPLTQIVHGRKLSYLGPGGLTGRTASFRIRDIHPSHYGRICPIDTSEGINVGLIGSLAIHVRIGHWGSIESPFYEISERSKEAQIVYLSPNRDEYYMVAAGNSLALNRGIQEEQVVPARYRQEFLTIAWEQIHLRSIFPFQYFSIGASLIPFIEHNDANRALMSSNMQRQAVPLSQSERCIVGTGLERQTALDSGVSAIAEHEGKIIYTDPHKIILSSNGDTTISISIPLVIYQRSNKNTCMHQKPQVPRGKCIKKGQILADGAATVGGELALGKNVLVAYMPWEGYNSEDAVLISERLVYEDIYTSFHIRKYEIQTHVTSQGPERITKEIPHLEAHLLRNLDRNGVVMLGSWVETGDILVGKLTPQTANESSYAPEDRLLRAILGIQVSTAKETSLKLPIGGRGRVIDVRWIRKKGGSCYNSEMIRVYISQKREIKVGDKVAGRHGNKGIISKILPRQDMPYLQDGTPVDMVFNPLGVPSRMNVGQIFECSLGLAGDLLKRHYRIAPFDERYEQEASRKLVFSELYEASKQTKNPWVFEPEYPGKSRIFDGRTGNPFEQPVLIGKSYILKLIHQVDDKIHGRSSGHYALVTQQPLRGRAKQGGQRVGEMEVWALEGFGVAHILQEMLTYKSDHIRARQEVLGATIIGGRVSNPEDAPESFRLLVRELRSLALELNHFLVSEKNFQINRKEA, from the coding sequence atgctccggaatgatggaaatgagggaatgtccacaatacctggatttagtcagatccaatttgagggattttgtaggttcattaatgagggcttgacggaagaatttcataagtttccaaaaattgaagatacagatcaagaaattgaatttaaattatttgtggaaagatatcaattggtagaacccttgataaacgaaagagatgctgtgtatgaatcactcacatattcttctgaattatatgtacccgcgggattaatttggaaaaccggtagagatatgcaagaacaaaccgtttttattggaaacattcccctaatgaattccctgggaacctttatagtaaatggaatatacagaattgtgatcaatcaaatattgcaaagtcctggtatttactaccgttcagaattggaccataacggaatttctgtctataccagcacaataatatcagattggggaggaagatcggaattagaaattgatagaaaagcaaggatatgggcccgtgtaagtaggaaacaaaaaatatctattctaattctatcatcagctatgggttcgaatctaagagaaattctagataatgtttgttaccctgaaattttcttgtctttcccgaatgataaggagaaaaaaaagattgggtcaaaagaaaatgctattttgGAATTTTATCAACAATTTGCTTGTGTAGGCGGGGATCCGGTATTTTCTGAGTCTTTATGTAAAGAATTACAAAAGAAATTTTTTCAACAAAGATGTGAATtaggaaggattggtcgacgaaaTATGAACCGGAGACTGAATCTTGATATACCTCAGAACAATACATTTTTATTACCACGAGATGTATTGGCTGCTGCGGATCATTTGATCGGAATTAAATTTGGAATGGGTACACTTGACGATATGAATCACTTGAAAAATAAACGGATTCGTTCTATAGCGGATCTGTTACAGGATCAATTCGGACTGGCTCTTGTTCGTTTAGAAAATGCGGTTCGAGGAACTATATGTGGAGCAATTCGGCATAAATTGATACCGACTCCTCAAAATTTGGTAACTTCAACTTCATTAACAACCACTTATGAATCGTTTTTTGGCCTACATCCTTTATCTCAAGTTTTGGATCGAACTAATCCATTGACACAAATCGTTCATGGGCGAAAATTGAGTTATTTGGGTCCTGGAGGATTGACGGGGCGAACTGCTAGTTTTCGGATACGAGATATTCATCCTAGCCACTATGGACGTATTTGTCCAATTGACACGTCCGAAGGAATCAATGTTGGACTTATTGGATCCTTAGCCATTCATGTGAGGATTGGCCATTGGGGATCTATAGAGAGTCCATTTTATGAAATATCTGAAAGATCAAAAGAGGCACAGATAGTTTATTTATCACCAAATAGAGATGAATATTATATGGTAGCAGCGGGAAATTCTTTGGCCTTGAATCGGGGTATTCAGGAAGAACAGGTTGTTCCAGCCCGATACCGTCAAGAGTTCCTGACTATTGCATGGGAACAGATTCATCTTAGAAGTATTTTTCCCTTCCAATATTTTTCTATTGGAGCTTCCCTCATTCCTTTTATCGAGCATAATGATGCGAATCGGGCTTTAATGAGTTCTAATATGCAGCGCCAAGCAGTTCCGCTTTCTCAGTCCGAGAGGTGCATTGTTGGAACTGGACTGGAACGCCAAACGGCTCTGGATTCGGGGGTTTCCGCTATAGCCGAACACGAGGGAAAGATCATTTATACTGACCCTCACAAGATCATTTTATCAAGTAATGGGGACACTACTATAAGTATAAGTATTCCATTAGTTATCTATCAACGTTCCAACAAAAATACTTGTATGCATCAAAAACCTCAGGTTCCGCGGGGTAAATGCattaaaaaaggacaaattttagCGGACGGTGCGGCTACAGTTGGGGGGGAACTTGCTTTAGGAAAAAACGTATTAGTAGCTTATATGCCATGGGAGGGTTACAATTCTGAAGACGCAGTACTAATTAGCGAACGTCTGGTATATGAAGATATTTATACTTCTTTTCACATCCGGAAATATGAAATTCAGACTCATGTGACAAGCCAAGGACCTGAAAGAATCACTAAGGAAATACCACATCTAGAGGCTCATTTACTCCGCAATTTAGACAGAAATGGAGTTGTGATGCTGGGATCTTGggtagaaacaggtgatattttaGTAGGTAAATTAACACCTCAGACAGCAAACGAATCGTCGTATGCTCCAGAGGATAGATTATTACGAGCCATACTTGGAATTCAGGTATCCACTGCAAAAGAAACTTCTCTAAAACTACCTATAGGCGGAAGAGGTCGCGTTATTGATGTGAGATGGATCCGGAAAAAGGGGGGTTCCTGTTATAATTCAGAAATGATTCGTGTATATATTTCACAGAAACGTGAAATCAAAGTAGGTGATAAAGTAGCTGGAAGACATGGGAATAAGGgtatcatttcaaaaattttgcCTAGACAAGATATGCCCTATTTGCAAGATGGAACACCTGTTGATATGGTCTTCAACCCATTAGGAGTACCATCACGAATGAATGTGGGACAGATATTTGAATGCTCGCTCGGGTTAGCGGGGGATCTGCTAAAGAGACATTATAGAATAGCACCTTTTGATGAGAGATATGAGCAAGAGGCTTCGAGAAAACTAGTGTTTTCCGAATTATATGAAGCCAGTAAGCAAACAAAAAATCCATGGGTATTTGAACCCGAATATCCGGGAAAAAGCAGAATATTTGATGGAAGAACAGGAAATCCTTTTGAACAACCTGTTCTAATAGGAAAgtcctatattttaaaattaattcatcAAGTTGATGATAAAATCCATGGACGTTCTAGTGGACATTACGCACTTGTTACACAACAACCCCTTAGAGGAAGGGCGAAGCAAGGGGGACAACGAGTAGGGGAAATGGAAGTTTGGGCTCTAGAGGGATTTGGTGTTGCTCATATTTTACAAGAGATGCTTACTTATAAATCTGATCATATTAGAGCTCGTCAAGAAGTACTTGGTGCTACgatcattggaggaagagtatctAACCCAGAAGATGCTCCAGAATCTTTTCGATTGCTCGTTCGAGAACTACGATCTTTAGCTCTAGAACTGAATCATTTCCTTGTATCTGAGAAGAACTTCCAGATTAATAGGAAGGAAGCTTGA
- the LOC135664887 gene encoding DNA-directed RNA polymerase subunit beta' — translation MNQNFYSMIDRYKHQQLRIGLVSPQQIKAWANKILPNGEIVGEVTKPYTFHYKTNKPEKDGLFCERISGPIKSGICACGNYRVIGAEKEDPKFCEQCGVEFVDSRIRRYQMGYIKLACPVTHVWYLKRLPSYIANLLDKPLKELEGLVYCDFSFARPIAKKPTFLRLRGLFEYEIQSRKYSIPLFFTTQGFETFRNREISTGAGAIREQLADSDLRIITGNSLVEWKELGEEGSTGNEWEDRKIRRRKDFLVRRMELAKHFIRTNVEPEWMVLCLLPVLPPELRPIIQIDGGKLMSSDINELYRRVIYRNNTLTDLLATSRSTPGELVMCQEKLVQEAVDTLLDNGIRGQPMRDGHNKVYKSFSDVIEGKEGRFRETLLGKRVDYSGRSVIVVGPSLSLHQCGLPREIAIELFQTFVIRGLIRQHVASNIGIAKSKIREKEPIVWEILQEVMRGHPVLLNRAPTLHRLGIQAFQPFLVEGRAICLHPLVCKGFNADFDGDQMAVHVPLSLEAQAEARLLMFSHMNLLSPAIGDPISVPTQDMLIGLYLLTIGNRRGICANRYNPYRYSCGNYQNKKVDNKKNDYRYTEKKEPYFSSSYDALGAYQQKRISLDSPLWLRWRLDQRVIGSREVPIEVQYESLGTYHEIYGHYLIEGSVTKEIRCIYIRTTLGHISFYREIEEAIQGFCRAYSYAI, via the exons ATGAATCAGAATTTCTATTCTATGATTGACCGGTATAAACATCAACAACTTCGAATTGGACTAGTTTCTCCTCAACAAATAAAGGCTTGGGCCAACAAAATTTTACCTAATGGAGAGATAGTTGGAGAGGTGACAAAGCCCTATACGTTTCATTATAAGACCAATAAACCAGAAAAAGATGGATTGTTTTGTGAAAGAATCTCTGGGCCCATAAAAAGTGGAATTTGTGCTTGtggaaattatcgagtgattggaGCTGAAAAAGAAGACCCGAAATTTTGTGAACAATGCGGGGTGGAATTTGTTGATTCTCGGATACGAAGATATCAAATGGGATACATCAAACTCGCATGTCCAGTGACTCATGTGTGGTATTTGAAACGTCTTCCTAGTTATATCGCGAATCTTTTAGATAAACCCCTTAAGGAATTAGAAGGCCTAGTATACTGCGAT ttttcttttgctaggcccatagcgaaaaaacctactttcttacgattacgaggtttattcgaatatgaaatccaatctcggaaatacagcataccacttttttttactacccaaggcttcgagacatttcgaaatcgagaaatctctacaggagcaggtgctatcagagaacaattagccgattcagatttgcgaattattacgggtaattcattagtagaatggaaggaattaggggaggaggggtccactggaaatgaatgggaagatagaaaaattagaagaagaaaggattttttggttagacgcatggaattagctaaacattttattcgaacaaatgtagaaccagaatggatggttttgtgcttattaccagttcttcctcccgagttgagaccaatcattcagatagatgggggtaaactaatgagttcggatattaatgaactctatagacgagttatctatcggaataatactcttaccgatctattagcaacaagtagatctacgccaggggaattagtaatgtgtcaggagaaattggtacaagaggccgtggatacacttcttgataatgggatccgtggacaaccaatgagggatggtcataataaaGTTTACAAGTCATTTTCAGATGTAATTGAAGGCAAAGAGGGAAGATTTCGTGAGACTCTGCTTGGTAAACGTGTCGATTATTCGGGACGTTCCGTCATTGTCGTGGGTCCTTCGCTTTCATTACATCAGTGTGGATTACCTCGAGAAATAGCAATAGAGCTTTTCCAAACATTTGTAATTCGTGGTCTAATCAGACAACATGTTGCTTCTAACATAGGAATTGCTAAAAGTAAAATTCGGGAAAAAGAACCCATTGTATGGGAAATACTTCAAGAAGTTATGCGGGGGCATCCTGTATTATTGAATAGAGCACCCACCCTGCACAGATTAGGCATACAGGCGTTCCAACCCTTTTTAGTGGAGGGACGCGCTATTTGTTTACATCCATTAGTTTGTAAGGGTTTCAATGCAGactttgatggggatcaaatggctgttcatgtacctttatctttggaagctcaagcggaggctcgtttacttatgttttctcatatgaatctcttgtctccagctattggggatcctatttccgtaccaactcaagatatgcttatcggactctatttattaacgatcgggaatcgtcgaggtatttgtgcaaataggtataatccatatagatatagttgcggaaactaccaaaataaaaaggttgacaataaaaaaaatgactataggtatacggaaaAGAAAGAACCCTATTTTTCTAGTTCCTATGATGCACTTGGAGCTTATCAACAGAAACGAATTAGTTTAGATAGTCCTTTGTGGCTCCGATGGAGACTAGATCAACGTGTCATTGGCTCAAGAGAAGTTCCCATCGAAGTTCAATATGAATCTTTGGGTacttatcatgagatttatgggcactatctaatagaaggaagtgtaacaaaggaaatccgttgtatatacattcgaactactcttggtcatatttctttttatcggGAAATAGAAGAAGCCATACAGGGGTTTTGTCGAGCCTACTCATACGCTATCTAA